Sequence from the Marinobacter antarcticus genome:
TCTGCCTGGAACTGGGTCAGGCGTACGTAACCATAGCCGTTTTCAATCATGCTGCTTTTTACGCTGGTGACCTTGATAACAGCCCGCTCAACGTCAATCTCAACAGGTGCGTTCTGACCGTCACGCATGATGGTCAGAGTGAGTATGGTGCCAGGCTTTCCGCGCATGAGCTGAACAGCTTCTTCCAGGCTCATGCCCTTTACCGGCTTTTCATCAAGTTTGATGATCAGATCGCCTGCCTGAACGCCGGACTGCTGAGCCGGCGTGTCATCAATCGGCGCGATAACTTTTATAAAGCCGTTCTCCATGCCAACTTCAATGCCCAGGCCTCCAAACTCGCCGGAGGTGCTTTCTTCCAGCTTTTCATAGTCTTTCGGTGCCAGATAGGTGGAGTGCGGGTCCAGATCCGAGAGCATGCCCTTGATGGCGCTTTCCAATAACTGCCTGTCGTCTACTTCTTCAACATAGGCAGCCTTGATGCGACTGAAAACCTCGGTAAATTTTCGCAGGTCGTCCAGTGGCAGTTGCTTTTCCGGATCGGGCAGGGTGATTTCGACACGCTCACCGTCCTGGATGCCTTCCAGAACCCGTGTGTTGTCTGAAGAATTATCCTGGGCGAAGGCCAATCCGGGAAGAGCGATGAAACAGGCGGCAAGGATGGCAGAGCGCAAAGGTAAGGTTTGGAGTGTGCTTCGGACCCGTTTCATTCACATATCCTGTGGTTATTCCGGTAGTTGGGCAGAATTCCCTGTTCCCGATAGTATGGCGTCAGCGGGCGCATTTGTCAGCCCTGCTGATGGTGTTCACTTGCCCAGCCAGCGCCCCGGGTTGTCTGGCTTTCCATTATGACGCACCTCAAAATACAGTGCCGGGTTTTCCGTGCCGCCAGTGCGGCCCGCCAGAGCAATGGCTTCGCCGGCGGCAACCCAATCGCCGGGGCTGGTAAACAGGCTGCTGCTGTGGCCATAGAGTGTCATGTAGCCATCGCCGTGATCAATGATTGTTATCAGTCCAAAGCCCCGAAGCCAGTTGGCGAAAACAACTCTGCCATAGTGAATGGCTTTTACTTCTGCATCCTCGCCGGTCTGAATGAGCAGGCCGTTTCTGCTTAGCTTGCCATCTGCGTACTTGTCACCGAACCGGCTGGTCACCTTGCCCTGTGCCGGCCAGGGCAGTTTGTTTCTGAGCGATGCGAAGGGCTGTGACTCGTTTGGTGATGGAATGTTGGCAATGGCCTGCTGCACTTCCGAAAGCAGTTTTTCCAACCGCTTGCGATCAGATTCCAGTTCATCTTTTTCGCTGCGACGGCTGCGGATGTCCTGATTAAGAGCGATCAGGGTTTTCTGGCGTTCCTGGCGGGAGGCCTTCAATCCCTGCTGGCGTTGGATGACGCCTTCCTCGGTTTTTGCGAGTTCGGCTCGGGTGCTCTGAACCGCTGCTTGTGTAACTTTCAGTTCCTGAAGATTCTTTTGAAAGGTTTCCAGGCGCCTGACGGTGTCGCGGCTGAGGTATTCGTAGTAGGTCATGGCCCGGGCAATGTTGTCCGGATTGATTTCGTTAAGCAGAACTTTTACGGCTGGCGCATCACCCTCCATCCAGGCCGTGCGGATTTGCTTTCTCAGGCTTTCGCGCTGGCGTTCCAGGGTTCGGGACAGTTCACGCTCCTCGCTTTGGAGGCCGGCAAGACGCTGCTGCTGTTCTTTCACCTGCTCGCGCAGAGATCGACGCTCACGGGTCAGTTTGCTGATCGTGCGTTCAGCCGCAGCAAGCTGTCGCTCCAGAGAGGAGCGGTCCTTCTCGGCGTCGGCCAGCCAGTCATCGATGTCCTCAATGCGTTCTTTGAGGTCTTCAACCTGGGACGGCGTAACCTCTTGCCCGAAGGCTGCCGGCGCTGCAATAAGTACAAGCGTGAGTGCAAGCGCCAGTAGTGCCGTTAGTCGCAATGGGAGGGCCTTGTTGCGGATCAATCGATCGTGACCAGGCTGTGCCCGGTCATTTCCTTCGGTTGTTCCAGGCCCATCAGTGTAAGTAGCGAAGGTGCTACATCGCTCAGGCTGCCGTCTTGCTTCAGGCTTATGCTGCGGTTGCCCGTGTATACCAGTGGCACCGGCCCAGTAGTGTGTGCGGTATGGGCCTGTCCTGAAATAGGATCGGCCATCTGCTCGCAGTTGCCGTGGTCGGCGGTTATAAGTGCTTCACCGCCCACCTCGTCAAGAGCTTCAACAACTCGCTGCACGCAATGGTCAAGACATTCTGCCGCCTTGATAGCTGCGTCCAGTTTGCCGGTATGACCTACCATGTCTCCGTTGGCATAGTTGCACACCACCAGGTCGTACTTGCCGCTCTTGATGGCTTCCACCAGTTTGTCAGTGACTTCCGGAGCGCTCATCTCAGGTTGCAGATCGTAGGTGGCAACTTTGGGGGAGGGCACCAGAATCCTGTCTTCGCCAGCAAAAGGCGTTTCCAGCCCGCCATTAAAAAAGAAGGTAACGTGTGCGTATTTCTCTGTCTCAGCAATGCGCAGCTGGGTTTTACCGAGCCCGGACACGTACTCGCCCAGGCCGTTGACCAGTTGCTCTGGGGGATAGGCGCATGAAGCTTTGATATCCGCCGCATATTCAGTGAGCATGACAAAATCGGCAAGCTTTGGATGTTTCCGGCGCTCGAACCCTTCGAAACTCTCGTCCACGAAGGCGCGAGTCATCTCCCGGGCGCGGTCAGCACGGAAGTTCATGAACAGTACTGCGTCGCCATCGTTGATTGTGCCTGCAGGCTCGCCGGCACTGTGGATTCGGGTTGGTTTTACAAACTCATCGTTTTCGCCGCGCTCGTAGGCCTGATCGAGGCCCGAGAGAGGATCGGTTGCCGTGAACTCGGAATCGCCCAGCGTCATCAGGTTATAGGCGCTTTCAACTCGATCCCAGCGGTTGTCTCTGTCCATTGCGAAATAACGGCCAACAATAGATGCAACACGGCCCACGCCCAGACTTTTAAGTTTTGCGGCGGCTTTTTCCAGAGAGGGGCGCGCACTGCGGGGCGGCATATCCCTGCCATCAAGAAATGCGTGAACATACACTTCTTTTGCGCCCCTTGAAGCGGCAAGCTCTGCGGCAGCAAGAATATGATCTTCGTGGCAGTGAACCCCGCCAGGCGACAACAGGCCCATAAGATGAACAGCGCCGCCGTTACTTACGGCTTTGTCGATTGCGGAGCAGAGGGCGTTGTTTTCATTAAATGTGCCATCCTCCAGATCTTTGTCAATGCGCGTAAGGCTTTGGTAAACCACGCGCCCTGCGCCGAGATTCATGTGCCCCACTTCCGAATTGCCCATCTGGCCCTTTGGTAGCCCCACAAACATGCCTGAGGTGTTGATCAGCGCCTTTGGTCGGGACTGCCAGAGCTTGTCCCAGAAGGGTGTCTTGGCGTTGCTGATGGCGTTGTCGTCGGCTGGGTCACGGTAGCCCCAGCCGTCAAGGATAATCAATGCTGTCGGCTTGCGCAGTGCTGTCATTATTCAATCCGGAAGTAAAATGTTAGTAAGTTTACGAAACTAATTATCGAGTTTATCTATTTTCGCACTTTGAGGCCACAGTCGTCACCCATAGGGTTACCTTCTGTCTGACGAGCAGGCTGTGTATAATCCTGCCAAACTCATTGTCAGGGTAACCTCATGGATCGGTTGTTTGAATTTGTCGTTAACCACTACATTCTAGCGTCGCTGTTTGTGGCTTTTGTAATTGCCATTCTGCTTCTGGAATCCCGCCGTGGGGGAGCCAAGATTTCTGCCCAGGGAGCGGTTAGCCTGATCAACCGGAATGAGGCTGTAGTTGTTGACATACGTGATCGCAAAGAGTTTGGTGAGGGCCGTATCACCGGCTCGATTAATATCCCGCTGAATAGTCTGAAAAGTCGCGCCGCAGAATTAAAAAAGCATAAAGACAAGCAGATCATAGTAGCGGATAAAATGGGCCAGCATTCCGCCATGGCGGTTAAACAGCTCAACGCCGAGGGTTACGCTAACGTGGTGCGCCTGAATGGCGGAGTCAGTGACTGGAGAGCCAGCAACTTGCCGCTGGTGAAAAAGTAAAAGTAGAGGCAGCGGCGGAGCTTGATCTGAGCGCCGATCTGCCTCACTGTTTCACATAACCGAGCGCCGCCAGGCAGTAGACTGTTCCGGCAGGTGAAATCATAATGATGGGCCTTGAGCCCAATCTAAGACTCTCTACAAAAACCGAAAGGACTGAACATGGCAGAGAATCAGCAAGCCGCCGCAGGCAGTGACAACCAGAACCAGGCCCAGTTTGCCCTGCAGCGTATTTATGTGAAGGATCTCTCTTTTGAGTCCCCTAATTCACCGGCGGTATTTCAGGAGCAATGGAAACCTCAGGTGAATCTGGACTTGAACACAGCCCATAACAAAGTAAGCGACAATCAGTATGAGGTTGTGCTGTCATTGACCGTTACGGCGAAAATTGACGAGAAAGTCGTTTACATTGTTGAAATTCAGCAGGCGGGTGTATTCCTCGTGGCGGGCATTGAAGGCCCGCAGCTTGGTCAGATGCTGGGCGCTTACTGCCCGACCATTCTGTTTCCCTACGCCCGTGAAGCCATCGATGGTGTTGTTAACAAGGGCAGCTTCCCGGCGTTGATGCTGGCTCCGGTTAACTTCGATGCCATCTACGCTCAGGCGCTCCAGCGCAAGCAGGAAGAGGCAGCTGGAGAAGCAGGAGAAGAGCAGAAGACTCACTGATAGTTTTTGCTCTCAGCCTGATACTGAAACAGCCCGGCATTTGCCGGGCTGTTTTGTTTATAGTTTGCCGTTTACCGAACCCGTAAATCCCAGCTGTCGCCAGGCTTCGTATACGACCAACGCAGCGGTATTGGACAGATTCAGGCTGCGGCTTTCGGGACACATAGGCACTTTCAGGCAGTGTTCTGCGGATAAGCCTTCGCGCACTTCCTGGGGCAGGCCGCGGGTTTCGGGACCAAACATCAGGTAGTCATCTTCTTGATAGGCAACCTGGTGATAGTAACGTTGGCCTTTGGTGGTCAAGCCAAACAGCCGCCGAGGTTGTTCGCTGTCGAGAAACGCCTGATAGTTCTTGTGGACTTTTACCGTGGTGTATTCGCTGTAGTCCAGCCCTGCACGCCGCATCTGTTTGTCTTCAAGGTTGAAACCCAGAGGCTCGATCAGATGCAGTCTGCAGCCTGTGTTAGCGCATAGCCGGATGATATTACCCGTATTAGGCGGTATCTCCGGCTCGTACAGCACTACATTCAGCATCGCGTTTTAGCGCTCCACCGCCAGGGCAACGCCCATGCCGCCGCCGATGCACAGGGTTGCAAGGCCTTTGTTTGCATCACGGCGCACCATTTCGTGCAGCAGCGATACCAGGATGCGGCAGCCAGAAGCGCCAATGGGGTGGCCCATGGCAATAGCGCCGCCGTTCACGTTTACCTTACTGACGTCCCAGCCCATGTCGCGGTTTACGGAGATGGCCTGGGCAGCAAATGCTTCGTTGGCTTCAATTAGATCCAGATCTTCAACGCTCCAGCCTGCCAGTTTCAGGCAGCGCTGGCTGGCGGGAATCGGACCGGTGCCCATGATGCTCGGATCAACGCCTGCATTGGCGTGGGCCTTGATCGTCGCCAGCGGGGTCAAGCCCAGCTCTTTGGCTTTCTCAGCGCTGCACACCATAACCGCCGCCGCGCCATCGTTGAGAGATGAGGCGTTGCCAGCAGTTACCGAGCCGTCTTTCTTGAAGGCCGGGCGCAGCTTGCCAAGGCTTTCGGCGGTCACGCCGGCGCGGGGTCCTTCGTCTTTGCTGATGACGATCGGATCGCCTTTACGCTGGGGTATGGAAACCGGCACTATTTCACCATCGAAGCGCCCGGCTTCGCGGGCTGCAACGGCTTTTTGCTGTGATGCCGCTGCAAACTCGTCCTGTTCTTCGCGGCTAATGCCGTATTTTTCAACTATGTTCTCAGCTGTTATGCCCATGTGGTAGTCGTTGAAGGCATCCCAGAGACCGTCGGTAACCATGGTGTCGATCATGGTCCAGTTGCCCATGCGCTGGCCGTTGCGGCTGTTGGGCAGAACGTGCGGAGCCTGACTCATGCTCTCCTGGCCACCGGCAATCATCAGCTCGGCGTCCCCGCAGCGAATCGCCTGAACCGCCATGTGGACCGCTTTCAGGCCGGAGCCGCAGACCTTATTGATGGTCATGGCGGGCACCGAGGCCGGGATGCCGGCATTGATGGCGGACTGACGGGCAGGGTTCTGGCCACAGCCTGCGGTCAGAACCTGGCCGAGCACCACTTCACTAATCTGATCACCGGCGACGCCGGTGTCCTCGAGAATGGCCTTGATGACCGCGGTGCCGAGTTGGTCGGCACTCAGGCTGGACAGGCCGCCACCAAAGCTTCCTATAGCAGTACGCTTGGCTGCAACAATGACAACATCACGCATGGAGTCTCTCCGGTTTCAAAGGGCGCGGGGTTATGGGTCTCCGCGCGGACAGAATGGACAACTGGGGGTATTGTAGTCGGAAAGGCCTGGCCGGCAAAAGCACGGAGCGATGACCGGGCTTACATGTTCAGGCTTCGCCCGCCATCCACAGAAATAATCTGCCCGGTAATAAACGGGGCTTCGGTCAGCAAAAACACAATGGTTCGGGCGATGTCGTCCGGTGTGCCGGTGCGTTTCAGGGGGGTCTTGTCCAGAATCCTGCTCTGGTAGCCTGCATCAACCGCTGCGTCGCCTTCCGGCCAGAGAATAGCCCCTGGGGAGACTCCGTTTACTCGTACTTCAGGTGCCAGGTCTTTGGCCCAGGAGCGGGTGAGGGCGGCGAGGCCGGCTTTGCTGGCGCAGTAAAGAGGGTGTTCCGGCAACGGCTTTTCACTGTATATGTCAATCAGGTTCACAACGCTGCCGGCGCTTTCCCGCAGCGCGGGCAGACACGCTTGCATCAGAAAAAACGGCGCCTTGAGATTGGTGTGCATGATGTTATCCCAGTCGTCCTCAGTTGCCTCCGGAGTCGGATTTGGGTAGAACACAGATGCGTTGTTAACCAGCGCATCCAGCCGCCCCCACTGTTCCGCCGCTTCATGGCCCAGAAGCCTTGTATCCGCGATTTCGCTAAGGTCGGCCTGCAATGCGATCGCTGAGTTCTGGCGCTGATGGTTCATGGCTTTCACGAGACCGTCGGCCTGCGCTTCACGGCTCCGGTAGTGGATAACCAGGTTCCAGCCACGATCGTGGAGCATTTGAGCGGTGCGGGCGCCAAGGCGGTGTGCCGAGCCGGTAATCAGGGCAACAGGAGTGTTCTCAGGCATGCTGGTTCCTCAGGAGGATGGGCGGGAGACTGTCTGAGCTATACGTGCCAGACGCTCCGCCCGGATTGCCTGGCCCAGCTCTTTGCCCGAAAAACCCTGTTTCATCAGTGTCTGGGGGTCAACGCGTGATGTGGCATCAGCGGCTTTCCTGAGTGGGGCCAGTTGCTTCAGATTAGCAGGCTCGAGAGCGCACCCAAGTACATTGATCAGGTTTGAGAAGCGTTCAGGCCGGCGCCAGATATCAGCCTTTTCAAGTAATTCAAGCACAGTGCCTGCATCCGGTTGAGCAGGGTCGAGTCGCCTGATCACACCTATAAAAGCCACAGTTAGCCGGGCAAGTTGCTGGCAGTCGTTAGGCGCTTTCAGAGCTCTTGCTCTTGCCATACAGGCAGGCTCATCGAGTGAGCAGAGCAATGCGGCAAAACGCTCCGCCGTTGAGCCGTTGCTGGCGTGAACGCATTGCAGGGTATCAATGACGGCGCGGAAGTCGGTATCGGGAGTCAGTTCGGGAATCAACACGGTGAGTGCGCCACAGTCCCGCAGTACCTGAAAAAAAGTACCGGGGGCCTGTTCGTGCAGTGCCCGCTGAATCTCCTGCCACACTCGCTCGGGAACAAGATGCTCCACTTCGCCTTCGGTAACCATGGTGCGCATGAGCTCCATGGTTTCTGTACAGACGCTAAAACCGAGAGGCCGGAAACGTGCAGCGAAGCGCGCGGTCCTCAGGATGCGCAGAGGGTCCTCTTTGAAGGCCTCCGAGACGTGGCGCAGCTCTCGGGCCTCAAGATCTTTTCTGCCGTGAAAGGGGTCTGTCAGCTCACCCTGTTCCGAGCGCGCCATTGCGTTGATGGTCAGATCCCTGCGCAGCAGGTCTTCTTCAAGAGTGACATCCGTTGCGCTGTAAACACTGAAGCCGTGATAGCCGTGGCCCTGTTTACGTTCGGTACGAGCGAGGGCATATTCCTCATGGGTTTTGGGATGCAGGAATACGGGGAAGTCGGACCCTACCTGGGTAAAGCCCTTGGCAAGCATTTGTTCCGGGGTTGCGCCGACCACCACCCAGTCACGATCTTTAACTTCCAGGCCCAGTAATTCATCGCGAACGGCGCCGCCAACCAGATAGGTTTGCATGAAGGATCGGATTCCTTTCTAAGAAGTGTCCGGGAATTATCCGTTTCCCGGGCGAATCAGGCAAACCTGAGTTGGCCTGACACCGAAAACAGCGCTCAAGGCGGCAGGATCAGAAAGAGGTGCCCAGCTCCAGAGCAGCGCCTACATCGGCACTGCTGAACAGGGCGCCGAGATCAAAGCGTACTCCCATCAGGTTCAGGCCCAGACCGGCTGTAAACTGAGTTTTTTCCTCAATGCCGCTGTTGTCATCGTTGCTGGCCAGGTTGTGGCGAACACCGGCACGAAGCTGGGCATAGCGCCAGGCATCGAGTTCTGCACCCACGGCAAGCCACTGGGTATCATCTTCGAAACCAAAGGCTTCGTTCTTGGTCAGGTCAATTTCGGCGGTAACAACGTGATAGTTGCCTGTGTGGGCGATACCGACGGTTGCCATGGGATTGAGCTTGAGCGTTCTCACCTTCTCTCCGAGCAGAGGGCGGCTTGCTGCAGAATCCAGTTCCATGGGGATCAGGTTTTTAACTACGATGCCCGCGTTCCATTGTTTTTCATCACCAAAAGCGTAAGCCGCACCTATGTCCAGGTTAAAGCCACTCTTGTCGGTCTGATACTGATCACCGTCGAATTCGTCGTCTTCAAAGCCGGAAACCGTTTCTGTGTATTGGAAGGTTCTCAACTCGACATACTTTGGTGAAATGCCCAGTTGCAGAGTTTCGCCGTTATTCAGCTCCAGTGCATGTGCAAAGCTGACGCCTGCCTCAACGACCGCAGAAGAAACAATTTTTCCGCGTGATTTGAGTTCGGTATCAAGGTTGGTACTTTGGAGTTGGGCGAGGTCTGTTGGGTTGCCAGGGTCGAGATCAACTATATTCTGAAGAGTCGCTCTGTCTTGCTCATCAAACTCACCGCGTACCGTTGCGGTCAAATTTCCTGTTGTAAAAAAGCCCACTGAAAGCTTTTTGCTCGGAATTGCAAAGCCAAGCCCGAGACCGATGTTGGCACGCAGTGTATCGTTGTCAAATGCATATAGGCGCGTGAGAAGATCTCCGGCCACAGCCTGCGCATCTTCAGGGTTTGAGGTTCGGTTGATGCTGTCAAACTGATCAATGGCATCCTGAATATCGTCAATCTGATCAATTGTCTCTTCTTCATCAGCAACCCGTGCGTTGATGGAAGGCAGTGTCAGTCCGAAATCGTCTGACCAGGAATTGTGGTCAGCGGCCATCATGGCGGGATTCGCCGAGGTGGCAGATGAGGGTTGCGCAGCGGCTACGCCGGTCCCACCCATGGCAAATGAGCGTGACGACATAAAGGCCTGAGGGCCGGCCAGCGCCGAGGTGGCGGCAACGGATAAACCTACGGCAATAAACAGTCTGGACAAGCAATGTTGGTGCATTCGGGTACCTTGGTAAAAAAGATAGGCACTGTCTGAGTTATTAAACTGTTGGCAGGTTAGAGCAATATGCGTACCCGAACATGACATAAGAGGTAACGGTTTGTTTTTGATGTGTAAGCAGAGGCAGGTTTTTGCCGCTTTTCAGCTCCGGTTTGGGACGTTTTCAGAGAAATCGCTTTCAATCAGCGTGTTAGCAAAACTGGCGTGAATCTTTCATGGGTTAGCTGAAACGATCTCTGGAGACAAGAACATGGTCATTCGCCGGATAGTAATCCCTTTTCTGGCTTTCACACTGGCGGCCTGTGCACCCGTTGGTGGCTACCGGGACAGCGACAGAAACAGAGCGCAATCTGAAGCAAGGTTTGAGCCCATTACGGTGCGGGTCAGCGGCTTTGGCACTTACGAAGACGTCAGTGCGGATCGTCTGAATACCCGTAAACGCCTGATGGCACGCAGAGCATCCCAGATGGACGCCTACCGGAACCTGGCGGAGCGGGTTTACGGCACGGTCATTTATGGCAGCGCTACTGTGAACGACTTTGTTCTCCGCAACGACAGCTTCCGCACCTACGTGGACAGCTACATTCGTGGCGCAAAAATGGTAGCTGTTAATGAACACAGCGACGGAGTTGTTGAGACGGTCATGGAGTTAAAACTGGAGCCACGCTTCCGCGCCTGTGTTTCCAAGGTGGCGGATGACCAGGTGCAGGATCTTTGTCCTATACCCATGCCCGGATACAACGACAGTGTTGGTGATGTTCAGAGCAGAAACGTCGACGCCCTGTATTATCTTGATTGATTCTGGAGCACGGAAAATTGAACGAAATAGCGGGCAGGAAACGATGCGCGGGTTTATAACGCAGTTTATGCGATTGTTGCTTTGGTGTGCACTGATGCCGTTGATGCTGGTTGCCAGCGCTCAGGCCGTTGTTCTTGAAGGTGTGGGCCATGCCAATATACATAATGACGATCTCGCCTCTGCCCGTGCCGAAGCCCGCAACGCGGCCATGCGTGATCTTGCATTGCAGTACGAGGCGCAGGTAAGTACCAGAGACACCATGGAAAACGGTGTTCTGACCGAATCCAGAATACAGCTGGCCTCCAGTGCCCGAGCGCGGAACGTAAAAGTTATTGATGAGTATCGCAGCGGTAATCTCTTGCGCGTAACCGTGCGCGGAGACATTTCTGCCGGGCAAGCCAGCTGCGACGGAGGTGAGAGCGGCCGGTTGAAAAAGCGGGTGGCGGTAACCGGGTTTCCGCTTCTTTATCCGGATCAGGCCAGTGTAGGGCGTATTGATGATGCCGGCGAAATCCTGCCGCAACATCTACAGCAAGGTCTGCGCGAAGCCGGCAACCTGCAGGTGTTTTCTGCCACGACTTCTCGCCTGTTCCCCGATCTGCTGAATGCACCGACGATGCAGCAGAGCGGTAACCGGCTTACCAATGTGATTCAGGTTGCCCGTGAGATGGGTGTTCAGTTCGTAGTGGCCGGGGTTATCAGGGATGTCGGCGTTGCCGACCCGGCGGCCTGGGGTTCCTCCGTTCTGGACAAGATGCAACGGGGCGTTGGTGCGGCTGATATGCGCCGGCGTTTTGCGGTGGATGTGGTGGTTCTGGATGGTTTCAGCGGCTCGCCGGTATACCAGCAGCGCTTTGAAACTGCGGCCGACTGGAATGCCGGCCCAGGCAGCTCTGCAGGCTTTGGCTCCGAGGGTTTTCGTAAAACGCACTATGGCGAGGCGGTTGCCGGTGTTGTCGCGGATATGACGAAGGCAGTAACCGACGCTCTTGCGTGCCAGCCTTTTATGGCGCGGATTACGCGGGTAGACGGCCAGCTGGTTACTCTGGCGTCAGGTGCGACAGCTGGTTTGCGGCCAGGGGATGAGCTGCATCTGTATCGCAGCGCTCGTTATTTTGATTCTCTGGGAGGAACGCCGGAGCTGAGTGACAGTCAGTTGAAGGTCACTCTCAACAATGTGCATCCGGATTTCAGTAACGGTCTCATGCCCCAGGTCGGCGGGCAGGTAAACATTCAGCGGGACGACATTGCCATTATCTGGTAGCTCACAGTAAACCTGTGAGCTGATCAGGTTGCTACTTCAGCAGCGGCAATATCCCGTATCTTCCCCACCATGGCACGCAAACCGTTGCCGCGGGTAGGGGAGATGTGGCGGAACAGGTCCAGGCGCTCAAAAATTTCGTCGATATCTGTTGTCAGCAGTTCTCTCGGAGGCTTTCCGTTCAGCGCAACCAGAATCAGTGCGGCAAGGCCACGCACGATTAGGGCGTCGGAATCAATCAGAAGGTAGAGCTTGCCGCTGGCCTCGTCGTAATGGGCGATCAGCCACACTTGGCTCTGGCAGCCGTGAACATAGTTCTCTTCTATCCGGGCATCTTCCGGAAACGCCGGTAGCTGCTTGCCAAGATCAATAATAAACGCGTACCGATCTTCCCAGTCGTCCAGAAACTCGAAGCCGTCGAGCACGTCGTCCAGAGTTGGATTTGTGCCGAGCGGGTTGTCCAGAAAATCCTGTTCCGTAGCTGTCATTTACAACATTCCCAATTCGAGCTTGGCTTCGTCGGTGAGCATATCGTTGTTCCAGGGCGGATCAAAGGTTAGCTCTACGGTTACCTTGTCCACGTTGGGTACGTGCTCTACCTTACACTTCACGTCTTCGGCAATGACGGGCCCCATGCCACAGCCTGCGGCCGTGAGAGTCATCAGGATAAAGACATGATTGCCTTCGGCGGTATCGTTTTCGATTCGGCACTCGTAAATCAGGCCCAGATCCACCACGTTGACTGGAATCTCCGGGTCGTAGCAGTTGCGGATGGCTTCCCATACCTGATTTTCGTTAATGGTTCCGTCGGCCGGCGTGTCGAAACTGCTTTCCAGTGGTTTCTTGCCCAGGGCGTCGGCATTGTGACCTTCGATGCGGGCAAGGTTGCCATTGACGGCAACGGTAAATGTACCGCCCAGTGACTGGGTGATGGTCACAAAGCTGTCTACCGGAATCATCACTTCCGTTCCGGTCGGAACAAGGCGGGCTTCCACCTCGCGTTTGGTCAGGACGACTTCACGTTCTTGCATGCCTGATTAAACCTCATTTAATGCTTTTGACCCCCTCTCCCCAACCCCTCTCCCGCAGGGGGAGAGGGACTAAAAGACAGCTCCCAGTTCGGCTCAGCAACTCCCTCTCCCCTCGCGGGAGAGGGCCGGGGAGAGGGGGCGCAGTATCAGCTTACCGTAAAGCTCTCTCCACACCCGCACTCAGCGGTGGCGTTCGGATTGCGGAACTGGAACATGGAGTTCACACCTTCGGTAACGAAATCGATTTCGATGCCGTTCACCATTGACAGGTGCTCCTCTTTCACAAACACGTCAACGCCATCAATGTGAAATACTCTGTCGTCGGATGAGGCTTCATCAACCCATTGGGTTTCGTATTTGAAGCCGGAGCATCCGCTCTTTCTGATTGCCAATCGAATGCCTTTGGCATCTGATTTTTTGTCGAGTTGCTTGCGCACGTGCTTGACGGCATTTGGCGTCATAGTGACGCCGACGATCGGTGTGA
This genomic interval carries:
- the sufT gene encoding putative Fe-S cluster assembly protein SufT; amino-acid sequence: MQEREVVLTKREVEARLVPTGTEVMIPVDSFVTITQSLGGTFTVAVNGNLARIEGHNADALGKKPLESSFDTPADGTINENQVWEAIRNCYDPEIPVNVVDLGLIYECRIENDTAEGNHVFILMTLTAAGCGMGPVIAEDVKCKVEHVPNVDKVTVELTFDPPWNNDMLTDEAKLELGML
- a CDS encoding HesB/IscA family protein, whose amino-acid sequence is MTAEVFTPIVGVTMTPNAVKHVRKQLDKKSDAKGIRLAIRKSGCSGFKYETQWVDEASSDDRVFHIDGVDVFVKEEHLSMVNGIEIDFVTEGVNSMFQFRNPNATAECGCGESFTVS